The window TCGCCACGGCAGATCGCGCAGACGCCGACGCACTCGCCACCGCTGTCCTCGCCCTACTCGAAGGCGCCCTGCTCCTCGCTCGCGCCCGTCAGGACCGCGAACCCTTGACTATCGCCGGCACCCAAGCTCGCAGACTCATCGACACCCACTGACCGCGGCACCCTCCGCCACGCGCATGAACCCCCGGGGGGCGCGCGACGTCGGGGAGGTACGAGCGGTCCGTCGCGTAGGTCGCAACGTCACCACGATATGGCATGGGGGGAATCTACAGGCGCCGCCCACTTCGCACTGCCCTTCGGAGACGACGAGCGTGTCGTCGGCTTCGGTGTGATGGGTCTGCCCTTCGCCAGCGGCCACTACCTCGCCTACCGCGACTTTCCCGCCACGTCGTTCTCGCCGGGCTACCGCTCGGTGTGGCATCGACATCCCGACGGGGTGTGGACGTTCTACGCGACCACGCCGGGACCGCTCAGCTGCGCCCGCTACTTCAGCTCCGCAACCCCGGCCGAGCCCGTCCAATGCGACATCGAGGCGAGCTGGCCCCGCGCATGGTCACTCGCCGTTTCCATTGCAGGCGTCCTGGGGCAGTGGCGCACGATTCCCTTCGTGATCTGGGACCTGACGTATCCGCCTGCGCGGTTGGCGGTGTGGACGCTGTTCTGGCTGGGCTGGGCGATCGTGCTCGCCGCGACGTTCATGATCCGGGTGGTGCGCCACCCGCTGATGCTGGGATTCCTCATCGCGTTCTGGTCTGCGCCCACAATGACGGTCGGGCACTTGCTGTTCGCGTCGGCCACGACCGGCTACATCCTCATCGCGCTGCAACTCGAGGAGCGCGACCTGCTCGCCACGTTGGGCGCCCGCTATGCCGCATACCGGCAGATGGTGCCGATGCTCATGCCGCTGCCCCGGATACGTCGTCCTGCCTCGACACGGCTGACCGCCCCAGACCGGCTGCCCTAACCCTCCTCAGCCATTGCATCGTTTCATATGTGCCTACGCACCCATGGCACTGCGCGGCCAGGGCGGGCTCTGGCGCGCCGCACGCCGAGTCGTAGGAATTGCAAGCCGTTGTGAGACAA is drawn from Candidatus Mycolicibacterium alkanivorans and contains these coding sequences:
- a CDS encoding methyltransferase family protein, whose product is MAWGESTGAAHFALPFGDDERVVGFGVMGLPFASGHYLAYRDFPATSFSPGYRSVWHRHPDGVWTFYATTPGPLSCARYFSSATPAEPVQCDIEASWPRAWSLAVSIAGVLGQWRTIPFVIWDLTYPPARLAVWTLFWLGWAIVLAATFMIRVVRHPLMLGFLIAFWSAPTMTVGHLLFASATTGYILIALQLEERDLLATLGARYAAYRQMVPMLMPLPRIRRPASTRLTAPDRLP